A genomic region of Daphnia carinata strain CSIRO-1 chromosome 5, CSIRO_AGI_Dcar_HiC_V3, whole genome shotgun sequence contains the following coding sequences:
- the LOC130696996 gene encoding oplophorus-luciferin 2-monooxygenase non-catalytic subunit-like, translating into MEACNTWIAIIFILVAGTVPSIKAECEDYSPCTCGQNAEGNLYINCIDVLPTDIQAAFSRTIAPDIYNLVMILPASGGDIPADLLSGKRVLLIDIIGPSRDSFQLVMDPGALRSSSSYTKQLVISKCNLIQLDFSFLRGFSRLEELRLDSVSNIKPIENLPPLANLVGLAIDNSQGFEALTSFPAVAFSRLNHLYLYNDALNDLATGIILNAFVSSLSANTLEVLTLSKNMITQVPQQVTALPSLLNFALNNNNITLITTGALSLVAPRKVYLNNMSLDAIEADAFQGDYSYAEIDLTNNNLVSFDYLVFQPILTQMAGIANSTGTIYLVNNPFSCDCGLAWLIRDNPNLLKATSGATCANTTSFGDLNPGGYLDC; encoded by the exons ATGGAGGCATGTAATACCTGG ATCGCCATAATCTTCATTCTAGTAGCTGGAACTGTACCCAGCATCAAGGCGGAATGTGAAGACTACAGTCCATGCACTTGTGGTCAGAACGCTGAAGGCAATTTGTATATCAACTGCATCGATGTCTTACCAACAGATATTCAAGCTGCTTTTAGCAGAACGATTGCTCCCGATATCTACAACTTGGTGATGATCCTTCCAGCATCCGGAGGAGATATTCCAGCCGATTTGTTATCCGGCAAACGCGTTCTTTTAATCGATATAATTGGCCCAAGCAGAGATTCTTTTCAACTTGTTATGGACCCCGGTGCCCTTCGTTCTTCCAGCAGTTACACCAAGCAGCTGGTCATCTCTAAATGCAACCTGATCCAGCtagacttttcttttttgcgggGCTTTTCGAGATTGGAAGAACTTCGTTTGGACTCTGTTTCCAACATTAAACCCATTGAAAATCTTCCTCCATTGGCAAATTTGGTTGGATTAGCAATTGATAATAGCCAGGGATTTGAAGCTTTAACAAGCTTCCCCGCTGTGGCATTTTCCCGACTCAATCACCTCTACTTATATAATGATGCGTTAAATGATTTGGCAACCGGAATTATATTAAATGCTTTCGTTTCCAGCTTATCGGCCAACACCTTAGAAGTGCTGACTTTATCGAAAAACATGATTACTCAAGTCCCACAACAGGTCACTGCGCTACCCAGCCTTCTAAATTTTGCattaaacaataataatattacGTTAATCACCACCGGTGCACTTTCGTTGGTTGCTCCGAGGAAAGTTTACCTCAACAATATGTCTTTGGACGCAATTGAAGCTGATGCTTTTCAAG GAGATTACAGCTATGCCGAAATCGATTTGACCAACAACAATCTTGTTTCCTTTGATTACTTGGTTTTCCAGCCCATTTTGACACAGATGGCTGGCATAGCAAATTCCACTGGCACTATCTACCTTGTGAACA ATCCCTTTTCTTGTGACTGTGGACTAGCGTGGCTCATTCGTGACAATCCAAATCTTCTCAAAGCTACAAGTGGAGCAACATGTGCCAATACCACCAGCTTCGGAGATTTGAACCCTGGTGGCTACCTTGATTGTTGa